A genomic window from Luteolibacter sp. LG18 includes:
- a CDS encoding tetratricopeptide repeat protein, translating to MLRGHMGQARTRHQGAGNAARGGSGAVWLIVVLSVAAVAGGAWWWMQRKPETPVATVVTKTAPQPVIPPDDKVHAGYAGSATCKECHQTAHEKWMTSNHHFAERMPDPKLDKVAFDPAHPIAHGRQSSEAKLDVNGLMQLITQGLDKSKQSFPVRRVIGHDPLRQFLIEGPGGRMQAAELAWDPHKSEWFDVYGTEDRQPGEWGHWTGRGMNWNAQCASCHNTRPRKNYDPATDSYHTSMAEMSVGCESCHGPMKAHVDWQATRSVGAKDPTLKPFSRDQMLETCAACHARRGEITGDLVPGESFYDHFTLSVPDGSDIFYPDGQVREEDYEFTAFLGSKMHAAGVRCVDCHDPHTGKRVLEGNALCMQCHTGGAPRPGGTKPAPVIDPVAHSHHAEGSTGNLCTSCHMPVTDYMQRHPRHDHGYTIPDPRMTKEYGIPNACSRCHVDKDVKWAMKATDEWYGEKMNRPTRERTDLFARARLGDPASRQQLIEFLKQPNEPLWQTSAVHLLGTWAGEPAATAALLAQFKHTSPMVREAAVRAGGVLAQEGDAATIAAVKPLLDDPVRSVRVAAAWMLRDSVDPASKTGTELLHMLKIGADQPTGQMQLGQYEFARKSPAVALQHFRKAVEWDPNSAPFHHDLAVALSATGDTTGAIRELQQAVKLAPEMAEYHYKLALAWNEAGSLQNAIASLEETVSRDPEMGRAWYNLAAAYVQAGRKQQAQEAAQRAAALNPQDPRVLQLLRSLR from the coding sequence ATGCTGCGCGGACACATGGGGCAGGCACGGACACGGCATCAGGGGGCGGGAAACGCGGCGCGGGGAGGAAGCGGGGCCGTTTGGCTGATCGTGGTGCTGTCGGTGGCCGCGGTGGCGGGCGGGGCGTGGTGGTGGATGCAGCGGAAACCGGAAACTCCGGTGGCGACCGTGGTCACGAAAACCGCCCCGCAGCCGGTGATCCCGCCGGATGACAAGGTGCACGCGGGCTACGCCGGATCGGCCACTTGCAAGGAGTGCCACCAGACGGCGCACGAGAAGTGGATGACCTCGAACCACCATTTCGCGGAGCGGATGCCGGACCCGAAGCTGGACAAGGTGGCGTTCGATCCCGCCCACCCGATCGCCCACGGCCGGCAGTCATCGGAGGCGAAGCTCGACGTCAACGGGCTGATGCAGCTCATCACGCAGGGGCTCGACAAATCGAAGCAGTCGTTTCCGGTCCGCCGGGTGATCGGGCACGATCCGCTGCGCCAGTTTCTCATCGAGGGCCCGGGCGGCCGGATGCAGGCGGCGGAGCTGGCGTGGGATCCGCACAAGTCGGAGTGGTTCGATGTCTACGGTACCGAGGACCGTCAACCGGGCGAATGGGGCCACTGGACCGGCCGTGGCATGAACTGGAACGCCCAGTGCGCGAGCTGCCACAACACCCGGCCGCGGAAGAACTACGACCCGGCGACCGACTCCTACCACACGAGCATGGCGGAGATGAGCGTGGGCTGCGAATCGTGCCACGGTCCGATGAAGGCCCATGTCGATTGGCAGGCGACACGATCCGTGGGCGCGAAGGACCCGACGCTGAAACCGTTCAGCCGCGACCAGATGCTGGAAACCTGCGCCGCGTGCCACGCGCGCCGCGGCGAGATCACCGGCGACCTGGTGCCCGGCGAGTCGTTCTATGATCACTTCACGCTGAGCGTGCCGGACGGTAGCGATATCTTCTATCCGGATGGCCAGGTGCGGGAGGAGGACTACGAGTTCACCGCCTTCCTCGGCAGCAAGATGCACGCGGCGGGCGTGCGCTGCGTGGATTGCCACGATCCCCACACCGGCAAGCGCGTGCTGGAGGGCAACGCCCTGTGCATGCAGTGCCACACCGGTGGCGCGCCGCGGCCGGGGGGGACCAAGCCCGCGCCGGTGATCGATCCGGTGGCGCACAGCCATCATGCCGAGGGCAGCACCGGGAACCTGTGCACTTCGTGCCACATGCCGGTGACGGATTACATGCAGCGCCACCCGCGCCACGATCACGGCTACACCATTCCCGATCCGCGGATGACGAAGGAATACGGCATCCCGAACGCGTGCAGCCGCTGCCATGTGGACAAGGACGTGAAGTGGGCGATGAAGGCGACCGACGAGTGGTATGGCGAGAAGATGAACCGCCCGACCCGCGAGCGGACCGATCTTTTCGCCCGCGCCCGGCTGGGCGACCCGGCGTCGCGGCAACAGCTCATCGAGTTTTTGAAACAGCCGAACGAACCGCTGTGGCAGACCTCGGCGGTCCATTTGCTGGGCACCTGGGCGGGTGAACCGGCCGCCACGGCGGCGCTGTTGGCGCAGTTCAAACACACCAGCCCGATGGTCCGTGAGGCCGCGGTGCGGGCGGGGGGCGTGCTGGCACAGGAAGGGGATGCGGCCACGATCGCCGCGGTGAAGCCGCTGCTGGACGATCCGGTGCGGAGCGTGCGCGTGGCCGCGGCGTGGATGCTGCGGGACAGCGTCGATCCGGCATCGAAAACCGGCACCGAGCTGCTGCACATGCTCAAGATCGGTGCGGACCAGCCCACGGGCCAGATGCAGCTCGGCCAGTATGAATTCGCGCGGAAGAGCCCGGCGGTCGCGTTGCAGCATTTCCGCAAGGCGGTCGAGTGGGATCCGAACTCCGCGCCCTTCCACCACGATCTGGCGGTGGCCCTCAGCGCGACCGGAGACACCACCGGGGCGATCCGTGAGCTCCAACAGGCGGTGAAACTCGCGCCGGAAATGGCGGAGTATCACTACAAGCTGGCACTCGCGTGGAACGAGGCGGGTTCGCTCCAGAACGCCATCGCCTCGCTGGAGGAAACCGTCAGCCGCGATCCGGAGATGGGCCGCGCTTGGTACAATCTTGCGGCGGCCTATGTGCAGGCCGGTCGCAAACAACAGGCGCAGGAAGCCGCCCAGCGCGCCGCGGCTCTCAATCCCCAGGACCCGCGGGTGCTCCAGTTGCTGCGGTCGCTGAGGTGA
- a CDS encoding VOC family protein produces the protein MKVRRIDHIGINVNDLAAAKAFFLELGLEVEGEYQMEGKWLDGIVGLEGVRTEMVMLGTPDGETSLELVKYVSPVDESGLQPSSANTLGIRHIAIAVDDIEGVLARLKKVGAVPFNEIYNYEGIYKLCYVRGPEGIILELAEKIS, from the coding sequence ATGAAAGTCCGTCGAATCGATCACATCGGGATCAACGTCAACGATCTCGCCGCTGCCAAGGCGTTCTTCCTCGAGCTGGGGCTGGAGGTGGAAGGCGAATACCAGATGGAGGGAAAGTGGCTGGACGGGATCGTCGGGCTGGAAGGCGTCCGAACCGAGATGGTGATGCTGGGCACACCGGACGGTGAGACCAGCCTGGAACTGGTGAAGTATGTCTCGCCGGTGGATGAAAGCGGGCTCCAGCCGTCGTCCGCGAACACCCTGGGTATCCGGCACATCGCCATCGCGGTGGACGACATCGAAGGGGTGCTCGCCCGATTGAAGAAGGTGGGAGCGGTGCCCTTCAATGAGATCTACAACTACGAAGGCATCTACAAGCTGTGCTATGTGAGGGGCCCGGAGGGGATCATCCTGGAGCTGGCGGAGAAGATTTCCTGA
- a CDS encoding L,D-transpeptidase family protein has product MQRLLRFLACGLMTLATASAFQIPASSTQCVVGTAKDWNTSYVILALWQRDGGGAWKQVGPTWSGRLGRDGLVWGRGMSPAPAGARLKSEGDWRAPAGVFSIGGAWGNDAAIKKKPGQFYRQVTSRDLWVEDPTSKDYNKNVILDHEPSTPWEKKQQMKQDDPAHKIKLFIAHNAAPRIVPGGGSSIFFHIWRADGAKPTAGCTTMQEDKLRWLISNIDPSRNPVYVLLPAAEYQAKRTEWKLP; this is encoded by the coding sequence ATGCAGCGCCTGCTCCGATTTCTCGCCTGTGGTCTGATGACCCTCGCCACCGCGTCCGCCTTCCAAATCCCGGCGTCCTCGACCCAGTGCGTGGTCGGCACCGCCAAGGATTGGAACACCTCCTACGTCATCCTCGCCCTGTGGCAGCGCGATGGCGGTGGCGCGTGGAAACAGGTCGGCCCGACCTGGAGCGGACGCCTCGGCCGCGATGGCCTGGTCTGGGGCCGTGGCATGAGCCCCGCCCCCGCCGGTGCCCGCCTGAAGAGCGAGGGCGATTGGCGCGCCCCTGCCGGGGTGTTCTCCATCGGTGGTGCCTGGGGCAATGACGCCGCCATCAAGAAGAAGCCCGGCCAGTTCTACCGCCAGGTCACCAGCCGCGACCTGTGGGTCGAGGACCCGACTTCGAAGGATTACAACAAAAACGTGATCCTCGATCATGAGCCGTCCACGCCGTGGGAGAAAAAGCAGCAGATGAAGCAGGACGACCCCGCCCACAAGATCAAGCTGTTCATCGCCCACAACGCCGCACCGCGCATCGTCCCCGGCGGCGGTAGTTCGATCTTCTTCCACATCTGGCGCGCCGATGGCGCGAAGCCAACCGCCGGTTGTACCACCATGCAGGAGGACAAGCTGCGCTGGCTGATCTCCAACATCGATCCCTCCCGCAACCCGGTCTACGTCCTCCTCCCCGCCGCCGAATACCAAGCGAAGCGTACGGAGTGGAAGCTGCCGTGA
- a CDS encoding SAM-dependent methyltransferase, with the protein MNESPTPPWPWTDGEALRFDHFMDRALHDPRRGYYARRIRGVGRGGDFTTTPMLSGALARAIAAWIVETGERQVIEIGPGEGRLAADVRKALPWWSRLRTKLHLVERSAPLREKQRALLGNKVTWHDTMEDALAACGQRAAIYSNELIDAFPVRRFRKSATGWQELYLFPGDPPREDWREADDLPDSTSFQQPHPAGQIIEVHDSVARWLSPESWPGTWQSGRMLVIDYGDTADRLHHRRPRGTLRAYLLQQRLEGPDAYRNPGRQDLTADVNFTDLEQWARPWAKGSRLITQRELLQPHVDPANPTDAAMVDPAGAGDAFKVLEIVTRTGS; encoded by the coding sequence TTGAACGAGTCCCCCACCCCGCCCTGGCCCTGGACCGATGGTGAAGCCCTGCGCTTCGACCACTTCATGGACCGCGCCCTCCACGATCCCCGGCGCGGCTACTATGCCCGCCGCATCCGCGGAGTGGGACGAGGTGGAGACTTCACCACCACCCCGATGCTCTCCGGGGCGCTCGCCCGGGCGATCGCCGCCTGGATCGTGGAAACCGGCGAGCGGCAGGTGATCGAGATCGGCCCGGGCGAGGGACGGCTGGCCGCGGACGTGAGGAAGGCCCTGCCGTGGTGGTCCCGGCTGCGGACGAAGCTCCATCTGGTCGAGCGCTCCGCCCCGCTCCGCGAGAAACAGCGGGCCCTACTGGGAAACAAGGTGACCTGGCACGACACGATGGAAGACGCCCTCGCCGCCTGCGGGCAACGGGCCGCGATCTATTCCAACGAACTAATCGACGCCTTCCCCGTCCGCCGTTTCCGAAAGTCCGCCACCGGCTGGCAGGAGCTTTACCTGTTTCCCGGCGATCCACCCCGCGAGGATTGGCGGGAGGCCGACGACCTTCCGGACTCGACCTCTTTCCAACAGCCCCACCCGGCCGGACAGATCATCGAGGTCCACGACTCGGTGGCACGGTGGCTTTCACCGGAAAGCTGGCCCGGCACGTGGCAATCCGGGCGGATGCTGGTCATCGACTACGGCGACACCGCGGACCGGCTCCATCACCGCCGCCCCCGCGGCACCCTCCGGGCCTACCTGCTCCAGCAGCGGCTCGAAGGCCCCGACGCCTACCGGAACCCGGGCCGACAGGACCTCACCGCCGACGTCAATTTCACCGACTTGGAGCAATGGGCCCGTCCGTGGGCCAAGGGCAGCCGCTTGATCACCCAGCGTGAGCTCCTCCAGCCCCACGTGGACCCGGCGAATCCTACCGATGCTGCCATGGTCGATCCCGCCGGGGCGGGCGATGCGTTCAAGGTGCTCGAAATCGTCACCAGGACCGGGAGTTGA
- a CDS encoding HPP family protein, with amino-acid sequence MEHWRSWLGIELSAVSVKEKLLSLLGGFLSLLALVLISRSVLHLSGSAAVIASMGASAVLLFAVPHGQLSQPWPVIAGHGFSALIGVACAKWIPSPEIAAACAVGLSIGAMHQFKCIHPPGGATGLTAVLGGQAIHDLGFKFVLYPVLANALVMVALAVVFNACFAWRRYPAFVARRGKPTNPHPSHEAVVAALRSLDSFVDITEDDLVRLVGLLGQPTGASINSPAAAGNSAPRSAPSGPPPAVPVSPSAARDGSVAGCRD; translated from the coding sequence ATGGAACATTGGCGATCCTGGCTGGGCATTGAGCTGAGTGCGGTGAGCGTGAAGGAGAAACTTCTCTCCCTGCTCGGCGGGTTTCTTTCCCTCCTCGCGCTGGTCCTGATCAGCCGCAGCGTCCTCCACCTCTCCGGCTCGGCGGCGGTGATCGCCTCGATGGGAGCCAGCGCGGTGCTCCTGTTCGCCGTGCCCCACGGCCAGCTTTCCCAACCCTGGCCGGTGATCGCGGGCCACGGGTTCTCCGCCCTGATCGGGGTGGCCTGTGCGAAATGGATTCCCTCCCCGGAAATCGCCGCCGCCTGCGCGGTGGGGCTCTCCATCGGCGCGATGCACCAGTTCAAGTGCATCCACCCGCCGGGCGGAGCCACCGGCCTCACCGCGGTGCTCGGCGGCCAAGCGATCCACGACCTCGGTTTCAAGTTCGTGCTCTACCCGGTGCTGGCGAACGCGCTGGTGATGGTGGCGCTCGCGGTGGTCTTCAATGCCTGCTTCGCCTGGCGGCGCTACCCGGCCTTCGTGGCACGGCGCGGGAAGCCGACGAACCCGCACCCCAGCCACGAGGCGGTGGTGGCCGCCCTGCGGAGCCTCGATTCCTTCGTGGACATCACCGAGGATGACCTCGTCCGGCTGGTCGGTCTGCTCGGCCAGCCAACCGGCGCGTCCATCAATAGCCCCGCGGCAGCAGGAAATAGCGCACCGCGAAGTGCACCGTCGGGTCCTCCACCAGCGGTCCCCGTTTCACCTTCAGCCGCCCGCGATGGATCGGTTGCTGGGTGTAGGGACTGA
- a CDS encoding PF20097 family protein: MSSNPYQTPEAAPPPAGSSRLCPDCGVLMEIGHVQGRLHWQREGRTFWEIFASQGKRIVGHPAFSIGFRAAVRPGFHCPYCGLTIVLQR; encoded by the coding sequence GTGAGCTCCAATCCCTACCAGACGCCGGAAGCGGCACCTCCCCCAGCAGGCAGCTCCCGGCTCTGCCCGGACTGCGGGGTGCTGATGGAAATTGGCCATGTCCAGGGCCGGCTCCACTGGCAGCGCGAGGGCCGCACGTTCTGGGAGATCTTCGCTTCGCAGGGCAAGCGGATCGTCGGCCACCCGGCTTTTTCGATCGGGTTCCGAGCCGCCGTCCGGCCGGGATTCCACTGTCCCTACTGCGGGCTCACGATCGTCTTGCAGCGGTAG
- a CDS encoding class I SAM-dependent rRNA methyltransferase — MPGLIIAPRARIFHGHEWVYATEVKKTFGDPQPGDVITLKDFRDRPMGTAIYNPASQIVARRFSRRRQDLDLDFFTRRISQALLLRQTSGVDERLCRLVWSESDGLPGVIVDRYGDHLVLQTLTLAMDQRKDLIRDALVAVIEPKSILLRNDSPVRKAEGLEPAIEIIHGENPGPFTVRANDLDFEVDLFDGQKTGLYLDQLQSHAEVAKFAKGKRVLDCFTNQGGFALACAKAGAAKVTAVDISASACEATKRNAELNGLEIEVIEHNVFDFLKHATPDYDLIILDPPSFTRNKKTLMDAMRGYKEIHLRSLKLLEKGGIMSSFCCSHHASRELFVDNIVDASVDAKKALRLLANHGQRPDHPVVLSIPETEYLKGVTVEVMAGR, encoded by the coding sequence ATGCCCGGCCTCATCATCGCTCCCCGCGCCCGCATTTTCCACGGACACGAGTGGGTCTACGCCACCGAAGTGAAGAAGACCTTCGGTGATCCGCAGCCCGGCGATGTGATCACGCTGAAGGATTTCCGCGACCGGCCGATGGGCACCGCGATCTACAATCCCGCGTCCCAGATCGTCGCGCGGCGCTTTTCCCGCCGCCGCCAGGACCTGGATCTCGATTTCTTCACCCGCCGCATCAGCCAGGCTCTTCTGCTCCGCCAGACGTCCGGCGTGGACGAACGCCTGTGCCGCCTGGTGTGGAGCGAGTCGGACGGCCTGCCCGGCGTGATCGTGGACCGCTACGGCGACCACCTCGTGCTCCAGACCCTGACGCTGGCCATGGACCAGCGGAAGGACCTGATCCGCGACGCGCTGGTGGCGGTGATCGAGCCGAAGTCGATCCTGCTCCGCAACGACTCCCCGGTCCGCAAGGCCGAGGGGCTGGAACCCGCGATCGAAATCATCCACGGCGAAAACCCCGGCCCGTTCACGGTCCGGGCGAACGATCTGGATTTCGAAGTCGACCTCTTCGACGGCCAGAAGACCGGCCTCTACCTCGACCAGCTCCAGTCCCACGCCGAGGTGGCGAAGTTCGCCAAGGGCAAGCGCGTGCTCGACTGCTTCACCAACCAAGGCGGTTTCGCGCTCGCCTGCGCCAAGGCCGGGGCCGCCAAGGTCACTGCCGTCGACATCTCCGCCAGCGCCTGTGAGGCCACCAAGCGGAATGCCGAGCTCAACGGCCTGGAGATCGAGGTGATCGAGCACAACGTCTTCGATTTCCTGAAGCACGCCACGCCGGACTACGACCTGATCATCCTCGATCCGCCGAGCTTCACCCGGAACAAGAAGACGCTCATGGACGCCATGCGCGGCTACAAGGAGATCCACCTGCGGTCCCTGAAGCTGCTGGAAAAGGGCGGCATCATGTCCTCCTTCTGCTGCTCCCACCACGCCAGCCGCGAGTTGTTCGTGGACAACATCGTCGACGCCTCGGTGGACGCGAAAAAGGCCCTGCGCCTGCTGGCGAACCACGGCCAGCGCCCGGACCACCCGGTGGTGCTCTCGATCCCGGAAACGGAGTATCTCAAGGGCGTCACCGTCGAAGTGATGGCGGGGCGGTGA
- a CDS encoding DUF1501 domain-containing protein produces MKPCCPGNPLDRYASRREFLYVGLLGGLGMTLPGFLQRAMGAQKDYPLRDGVAKGIIHIFLPGGLAHQESFDPKPFAPAEYRGPFGAIDTKLKGVQFGQHMKDLAQIADKFTVIRSMSHGEAAHERGTHNMFTGYRPSPAVEYPSMGSIISHEMGPRNNLPPYVCVPSVPNEFANSGFLSSAYGPFALGSDPAQGNFQVRDLSLPKGVSDERFARRRSLLETVDHHFRTLEKSDALDSMDAFYQHAYKLISSQQAREAFNLAAEPDALKDEYGRTQAGQRMLLARRLIEGGVRFVSLTAGGWDHHDNLKAGIEKELPPVDKALATLIRDLERRGMLDSTLVVVTSEFGRTPKVNPTGGRDHWPRVFSVMLAGGGVKAGYVHGASDALGGEPEQDMVTVSDLATTMYNQIGITADKELMSPGNRPIEICDGGHVLDSILAKKA; encoded by the coding sequence ATGAAACCTTGTTGCCCTGGCAATCCGCTCGATCGCTACGCCTCCCGCCGTGAGTTCCTTTACGTGGGCCTGCTGGGAGGCCTCGGGATGACGCTCCCGGGGTTCCTGCAACGGGCGATGGGAGCGCAGAAGGACTACCCGCTGCGGGACGGCGTTGCAAAAGGCATCATTCACATCTTTCTCCCCGGCGGATTGGCTCACCAGGAGTCGTTCGACCCGAAACCGTTCGCTCCGGCGGAGTACCGCGGACCCTTTGGCGCGATCGATACCAAGCTGAAGGGCGTCCAGTTCGGCCAGCACATGAAGGACCTGGCCCAGATCGCGGACAAGTTCACCGTGATCCGCTCGATGTCCCACGGCGAGGCGGCCCACGAGCGCGGCACGCACAACATGTTCACCGGTTACCGGCCGTCGCCGGCGGTCGAGTATCCGTCGATGGGCTCGATCATTTCCCACGAGATGGGGCCGCGGAACAACCTGCCGCCGTATGTCTGCGTGCCGTCGGTGCCGAACGAGTTCGCGAACTCCGGGTTCCTGTCGTCGGCCTACGGTCCGTTCGCGCTCGGGTCCGATCCCGCACAGGGCAATTTCCAGGTCCGCGACCTGTCGCTGCCGAAGGGTGTGTCCGACGAACGTTTCGCGCGCCGCCGCTCGCTGCTGGAAACAGTGGACCACCACTTCCGCACGCTGGAGAAATCCGACGCGCTGGACTCGATGGACGCCTTCTACCAGCACGCCTACAAGCTGATCTCGTCCCAACAGGCGCGGGAGGCCTTCAACCTCGCCGCCGAGCCGGACGCGCTGAAGGATGAATACGGCCGCACCCAGGCCGGGCAGCGGATGCTGCTCGCCCGCCGCCTGATCGAGGGCGGGGTGCGCTTCGTGTCCCTGACCGCGGGCGGTTGGGACCATCACGACAATCTCAAGGCGGGGATCGAAAAGGAGCTGCCGCCGGTGGACAAGGCGCTTGCCACCCTGATCCGGGACCTCGAACGGCGCGGGATGCTCGATTCCACGCTGGTGGTGGTAACCTCGGAATTCGGGCGCACGCCGAAGGTCAATCCCACCGGCGGCCGCGACCACTGGCCGCGGGTGTTCTCGGTGATGCTCGCGGGCGGCGGCGTGAAGGCGGGCTACGTCCACGGCGCGTCCGATGCGCTCGGCGGCGAACCCGAGCAGGACATGGTGACCGTGTCCGACCTCGCCACCACGATGTACAACCAGATCGGCATCACCGCGGACAAGGAGCTGATGTCGCCGGGCAACCGCCCGATCGAGATCTGCGACGGCGGGCATGTGTTGGATTCCATCCTCGCGAAAAAGGCATGA
- a CDS encoding PPC domain-containing protein, with the protein MTRAVSMALALLPAALHAFSPELSLIVPRGGQQGTEVAVEFRGDRLEEVQEALFYDSGIALKDLEVKDGKKAVAKLVIAADAHLGQHVLRLRSPGGLTELRTFWVGQFPTVAEVEPNNSFDQPQKVDLNVTVAGVAGNEDEDYYVCSLKKGQRLSVEVEGMRLGRTMFDPYVAILDPRKFEVASCDDAPLLKNDAFATIIAPEDGDYRVVVREAAYEGTDQCDYRLHIGSFPRPSAVFPPGGKPGETLEFRLIGDPAGPIVKKETLPQNTERFPLFASVDGLLAPSANQVVVSPLEHAEETEPNNSREQATQLPAIPCAGQGILEQKDDVDCYKFHAAKGDNLVLKVMGRALRSPIDAVLRLRAAKDGKQLGENDDQGGPDPLLAWTCPEDGDYVFEVRDKLGRGGPDYTYRLEILRKEPAIAAAMPVVERNNSQKWKTFVVPRGNRYAALINVTRENVACDMVLEAASLPAGVTMNAPGVPKSTSSFPVVFEAKADAPVAGALYHLGVRSTGDGPALKGELGDAIHLVDVNNQGSYHSVPLDRIAMAVINEAPVKIELDPPAVPIVRNGILQLKVRAIRSEGYNDAITVRFLWSPPGIGAPTTIQIPAGQSEAMYEINANGDAPVAEWKVCVLAEAPTPKGTVLVSSALVPLKVVEPYLTMTMDMAATEQGKAAPMTCKLEVQHPFNGDATAELLGLPGGVTTTPVTFNKDKTEIVFPLTVAGDAPVNKHGNLFCRVTVPENGTTILHQVGQGGTLRIDKPSQPVAKATQPEKPPEPGAPAAPAAPAAKPLSRLEQLRQRTP; encoded by the coding sequence ATGACCCGTGCGGTTTCCATGGCCCTGGCGTTGCTGCCCGCGGCGCTGCACGCGTTTTCCCCGGAGCTTTCGCTGATCGTCCCCCGTGGCGGCCAGCAGGGCACGGAGGTGGCGGTGGAGTTCCGTGGCGATCGCCTGGAGGAGGTGCAGGAGGCGCTGTTCTACGACTCCGGGATCGCGCTGAAGGACCTGGAGGTGAAGGACGGCAAGAAGGCGGTGGCGAAGCTGGTGATCGCTGCTGATGCCCATCTCGGCCAGCACGTGCTGCGGCTGCGTTCGCCGGGTGGCCTCACCGAGCTGCGGACGTTCTGGGTCGGACAGTTTCCCACGGTGGCGGAGGTGGAGCCGAACAACAGCTTCGACCAGCCGCAGAAGGTGGACCTCAATGTCACCGTCGCCGGGGTGGCGGGTAACGAGGACGAGGACTACTATGTGTGTAGTTTGAAGAAGGGCCAGCGGCTGTCGGTGGAGGTCGAGGGCATGCGGCTGGGGCGGACGATGTTCGATCCCTACGTGGCCATCCTCGATCCGCGGAAGTTCGAGGTGGCGTCGTGCGACGACGCTCCGCTGCTGAAGAACGACGCCTTCGCCACGATCATCGCGCCGGAGGACGGCGATTACCGCGTGGTGGTCCGGGAGGCCGCGTATGAGGGCACGGACCAGTGCGACTACCGCCTGCACATCGGTTCCTTCCCCCGGCCATCGGCGGTGTTCCCACCGGGCGGCAAGCCGGGCGAGACACTGGAGTTCCGCCTCATCGGGGATCCGGCGGGTCCGATCGTCAAGAAGGAGACGCTGCCGCAGAACACGGAGCGTTTTCCCTTGTTCGCCAGCGTGGACGGGTTGCTGGCTCCCTCCGCGAACCAGGTGGTGGTGTCACCGCTCGAGCATGCGGAGGAAACCGAGCCGAACAATTCACGCGAGCAGGCCACGCAGCTTCCCGCGATCCCGTGCGCGGGACAGGGGATTCTGGAACAGAAGGACGACGTCGATTGCTACAAGTTTCATGCCGCGAAGGGCGACAACCTCGTGCTGAAGGTGATGGGCCGCGCGCTGCGCTCGCCGATCGACGCCGTGCTGCGGCTGCGCGCCGCGAAGGACGGCAAGCAGCTCGGCGAAAACGACGACCAGGGCGGTCCCGATCCGCTGCTGGCGTGGACCTGCCCGGAGGATGGCGACTATGTTTTCGAGGTGCGCGACAAGCTCGGTCGCGGCGGGCCGGATTATACCTATCGCTTGGAAATCCTCCGCAAGGAGCCGGCCATCGCCGCCGCCATGCCGGTGGTGGAACGGAACAATTCCCAGAAATGGAAGACCTTCGTGGTGCCGCGCGGCAACCGCTATGCGGCCCTGATCAACGTCACCCGCGAGAACGTCGCCTGCGACATGGTGCTGGAAGCGGCGTCGCTGCCAGCAGGGGTGACGATGAACGCGCCCGGCGTGCCGAAATCGACCAGCAGTTTCCCGGTGGTGTTCGAAGCGAAGGCCGATGCGCCGGTGGCGGGCGCGCTTTACCATCTCGGCGTCCGCTCGACCGGCGACGGTCCCGCGCTCAAGGGCGAGCTGGGAGATGCGATCCACCTCGTGGATGTGAACAACCAGGGCTCGTATCATTCCGTGCCGCTCGACCGCATCGCGATGGCGGTGATCAACGAGGCCCCGGTGAAGATCGAGCTCGATCCGCCCGCGGTGCCGATCGTCCGCAACGGCATCCTCCAGCTCAAGGTGCGGGCGATCCGTTCCGAGGGTTACAACGACGCCATCACCGTGCGTTTCCTGTGGAGTCCGCCGGGCATCGGAGCGCCGACCACGATCCAGATTCCCGCGGGCCAGTCCGAGGCGATGTATGAGATCAATGCCAATGGCGACGCGCCGGTGGCGGAGTGGAAGGTCTGCGTGCTGGCCGAGGCCCCGACGCCGAAGGGCACGGTGCTGGTTTCCTCCGCGCTGGTGCCGCTGAAGGTGGTCGAGCCGTATTTGACGATGACCATGGACATGGCCGCGACCGAGCAGGGCAAGGCCGCGCCGATGACCTGCAAGCTGGAGGTTCAGCATCCTTTCAATGGCGACGCCACCGCCGAGTTGCTCGGCCTTCCGGGCGGCGTGACCACCACGCCGGTGACCTTCAACAAGGACAAGACCGAGATCGTCTTCCCGCTCACCGTCGCGGGAGATGCGCCGGTGAACAAGCACGGCAACCTCTTCTGCCGCGTCACGGTGCCGGAGAACGGTACGACCATCCTGCACCAGGTGGGGCAGGGCGGCACGCTGCGCATCGACAAGCCGAGCCAGCCGGTGGCGAAGGCCACCCAGCCCGAAAAGCCTCCCGAGCCGGGAGCTCCCGCCGCTCCAGCCGCCCCGGCGGCGAAACCGCTTTCCCGTCTCGAACAACTCCGCCAGCGCACGCCATGA